The DNA window tccttgaccaaagaaattcttagtcgactacaTACGATTTTGATCGATACACGATTccttgatttaatcgacagatctgtaaaactgagtttctccacaaagaatcacacaaaagcaccactttaaatcttgtgtttaccagaaatgtgctcataagttttttggaaaaaaatcattcagcatgaaaaaaggcattaaaaacgactaatcgactaaagaaatcttagtcgactgagaccaaaacgaccgattagtcgactaattgactaagatGGGGCAACCctatttttaagaaataaaatatatttaacacTTGGACTAATTATTGTCTGATGATCTAACTCTAGTCCCATTTCTATTAATGATACaaataatttgttttgcattgCCCGTCTAATATCTtatagggctgccaaagttaatgcaataataacgtttgttgtttgttttgtgtcgttaatcgATTTCCGTTTGTGTCATATTaatcatgttttgttgtttttataatttatggATGTGATAATCTGTGACTTTAGCATAAAGATATTTCATGTTGTGAATGTGATGCATGACAAAAGCCCATGACTGAAACATTGCAGTGCTAACAGTGTGCAGGAACGTTTTCCTGTACATGGACAGGAACAAACGAGTGTTACTcgtttttttgcatgaaaatttacattttcatattcACTATTATTAACCCAACACAGCAGCGTGTAACAGCTTCAGTACACTGGCTATGCAGTCTCACATCAGTGACGTGTTGTACTATCAAAGCTGTCATCAGTGTCGACTAATGACTAAGACTGAGTGTACTTTTATCacacctggttgaaagtctaCATCTAAGCGTGGGACAGACACACAACTGTGAGTGAAAAGGGTGTGAGAAAGCAACACTTCTACAACTCAAACAGAGAAAACCAAACATTTGCCCTTTGATTACTGAGGCGaactcaggtttttttttctgtggttaCTGATTAATGAGCTCAATTAATGATTACACCACAGCCGAAATGGGACACGGACATCTCCCACAGATAATATCCCACGAGAGAGGAGGTCTCCTCACACAGAATGTTTAAATTTGCCCAACAAAgaaccacagtgtgtgtgtgacctgatTGTGGAGTCAAGAGAAAGAGACCGAGTCGTAAGAGagcaacagaagaagaacaggAAAGGGAAGAGACCGAGATAAACACAAGAGTGACATTGCGGCACAGAGAAATGAAGATAGAGGTCAATAGAGATAAACACTAAACTGAAAGAAAGTTaaacacacactccacacacactctctagaTAAACACAGGTTCACTTGAGTCACAAGGCTGCCATACAAGCTTTTCCTGTTCACTCTAATAACAGTAACTTAATCACACTTGCAGGATTAAAGAAAAAACGAATATGTGCATTTGCTCTTATAAACTCAACTTTAATCTCCGCCgaagaaggaaataaaagcagTAGTGCACCGACAGAATTAGTCACAGAAAAACAGGAAGACGCACGTTGGGCAATACGTTCTGATTCATGTTTACTGAAAGTAAGAATGTGACTGAGCCACATTCTGTTGTGCTGCTTCTGTCTCCACACCTGCAGGGACAAAACTATGTGGACACCTTAATCTGTGCTGCTGTAACAGCCTCCAGTCTTGTGTGAAGACGCTCCGCCAGACTGCAGGGGTTTACACCCGTTCAGCCACAGTGAGGTTGGCGGATAAGATTTGGCTCACTGTCCACTTTTCCAATTCACAAAGGTGTGTTGGAGGAGGTCAGATGGCTCCGTGCAGACCggtcaagttcttccacacaAAACCATTGAAGTTGAGATGAGTTGAAACAAGAAAGGGCCTTCCttccccaaactgttgccacatGGTTGTCTAAAAATACCACCCTATGCTGTAACAATTTCATTTCCCTTCACTGGAAATACAGTTCAAACCATGAAAAACAATCCAAAACTAACGTAACTCGTAGACATTGGTGTCCAGATACTTTTGGCCAAATAGTGTatacttaattaattaaacatcATCATTAGTGTTTGGTCATTTATCGACAGGAAAAGGACAAATACATCATCATTAAAAACTAGACAGAAATACACTATGCCACCAAGATCAGAGTTGTCCACAAACGTTTGGCAATACGGTGTAACTAGAGACAACGATAGTCAGACATTAACCATGAGCAAAGAgaaatattatatagatattataGGATTGTCGTCTTTAAAAGTACTCAAATGTGACTATAGACTCACTCCAGGTGCTTATAGGAATATCAAAGTGTTATTATTAGGGATGCCACCCACCCCCcttttctttagtcgattagtcatgttttatgcttttgtcatgttgaatgacttatttccaagaaacttaagAGCACAtctgtggtaaacacaagatttaaagttgtgcttttgtgtcattctttgtggaggaactcacagatctgtcgattaaatcaactaatcgactaagaatttctttggtcgaggacagacCTAGTTATTATAGCAACATAAAAGGAAATGTAGGTTACCATGAAGCACCACAAGGTGACTATTTATTTCCATCtttcctctttttgttttcctgtGAAGAAGCTTACTTCTGTTTTCTGTCCTCCCAAGatcattatataaatattatatgaaTATTAGTGACTCTATaggaaatgaaaaacacagtAAGGTTACTGCTAACCTGAATATTTAGTATCAGACTTATTGCAACTTAATTTTAGGAATACTACAGTCACATTTTGTAAAATAACAAGAACCTAATACATATAAATGTTGACACTTTAGCACAGACAAGTCCTTTCTGGATCACCACAGCCACAAAAAGTGGCAGCAGGAGTCCCACCATGACAgcacacagacagtgaaggttgTGTAAAACAGTGAATTGTCATATAAATGAATGTAACAGAGAACTCACCAACTAGTAGAAGCAGAGCCAGACTCTTTGCTCTTTGCTCCAACGTCAACTCCATCTTTAATCCAGAAAAGAATCACCTTCCTGTCTGAGCTGTTCCAACTCTTGTTATTGTCTTGTTATATCTGCATTCAGTTCACACAGGTAGCTCAGCTATAGAGCAGCGGTTAGCAGGTAGGCAGGTGCAACAGGTGTTTCCTCTTCAGATCACACAATGATGCTTAAATCCACTTGTTGTCCACTAGTTGAATATAGTTTAGTGCAAGTTGTAAACTGCTGTTAACTTAATTTCCAGAGCAAAGTCCTCTGCAGCACCTGGACCCTGAACTCAGCAGAGGAAAAGTAAAGGTAAACAGATAAACGCAGACATTTTAAATGATATCTGAGTtaacacagaaagagaaagagaaataaagcGTGTGTCGACCAAACGGAAACCTGCACGCTTGTCACGCACACTAGACGGAGAGACACCTACAACAGGTATGAGCCTCTACACCTGTCTGAGTCAGGCCACGCCCACTGCTCCACCAGGACACGCCCACTTTGTGCTGCGTTCACGTGGTGTTGAGAAAGTTGGTTTTCTAATCTTATGtcggaaaataaaaacagacacacaagaTTAGACATCCTGCTGCTTAACaagctgatttatttatttaaataatgagtcagtttaattaaaaaacagaacaaaagaaaGGACAcgatatcagaatcagaatcaggtttaatTCAGGTTTATTTAGTATAGATACATGTAATTTGATTCCGTTTTTTATacagctctctcaatgtacttacacagaatagaaataacagaataaaagaacacaataaaaaaaattaaaatgtctaTACAAGTCAAGAGTTCATACACGTTAAGTGTTCAGAAGTTGTAAACAacacaaatagtgcaaagaaataaataccggatggatatacatggactggcTGATGAACATGTACATGTGgagatgtctatatactgtatgtagagtGAGTTAGATTTGTATTTACAGTGACAGGTATGAACATATTACACTATGTACATAAAGTGAaagatgatatgtacatattacaaaagatttgcattaaagactgtaaattataatctaaaaaagttgcaaaaatgtgcattaaagactgtaaattataatctaaaaatgtgcattggattatttttgaaggagaattgcattttgtacttttttgagatcatattccacccatgcaatgagctcttcacaagattgaataagcacagtacacctgaaggatccaaagagcatCTGTATGTGACCACCACAAAGACCCAGCAGTGCTTCTACTACGTTGTCTTCAAATATAAAATTGGCTTCCCTGCAACAGCCATAATttctcccaaaatgttgaagtgGTTTTGCCATTTTTTCACACAGCACTTCTCACATACAGACCCTTGAATTTCCCAGGAGGACTTGAACGCAGCATGATTTCGTGCAAAACTCCAAATGATCCAGTTTTTCCAAAACAACCTGACTAATTATCTGTGACAGGAAGATGCTCTTTGTTGCTTCAGCTGTTTATCTGTTGACTGATGATAACCTGCAGCTACAACACCAGACAGCTTCATATGGGTGTATATGCTATAGGCTATATACATTTCACATAGCATTTTTtcccaaaatatatatatatagagcatGTTGAAGTGAAACACTCCTGCTGCAGTCACTCCTTACTCATCCTGAGTCATCACCAGCTCAATACTTCAAATGTGTTGAATCTCTGTTAAATGAAATGTGCACAGAGAGTGTAAAGCCAATGAAACAGCTGCAGTAAAACACACAAGGTAAAAAAGTTTGATTCAATatatttattgtctttttgCAAGAAAAAAGATAACTTCTCTTACAGCAGGATTAATGGGAATCAATGATGATAATATGAACTGGAACCCAGTGAACATGCATGTGTCGGCTCATAAATACTAATTTCACCGTTATTCAAATGCAGCTGTGACCTCAGACCTGAGTATGTTCTGTTTCACTAGTTCAGGTGGTTATGTTGCAACAGACGACTGGATGAGTGAAGGAGTATCTTGTGTCGTTGTAAAGAGCATGAGGGAAAACTGTACACAGCCACAGAGTGCACGGGCTGTCATCAATCTGTTTTGAATACATGTCCAGTTCTGTTTCTATGTAAATAagtgagctgctgctgtcacacaggCAGAAAGAAACAGGCTTTCACAGTGAAAGTGTGTGATTGTTTCTCCTCTCTGGTGCTGTTAAATATTTCTGTTATAAATGAGCACTTTTGAGACATGAAAATAGATGTTATATTTACTATCTGGATGTTTAGACTGAATGCTCCCTTAATTCTGGTGAATTAGAAGATTGAAACTAATGTTGGTGTTTTTGATTTGaacaggtaacgttacagtGTTGTTTTCATGCAATAAACATGAAGCATATCTGTAACAAGTAAAAATAGTTATTgagattttgttgttttggaaaACTGCAGAGTGATAAATTGCAGTAATAAAAggttagtcgattagtcgactaatcggttgctttggtcttagttgactaagatttcttgaatccattagtcattttttatgctttttcacgctgaatgacttatttctaagaaactaatgagcacatctctggtaaacacaagtgTTCGTCGTAcaagtgttagtcaactaagaatttctttggtcgaggacggcAGCCCTACTAAAATGTAAAGTGTCCTTGCTGATATCAAACAGGCCACTTTTTAAAACTTGTCATTAATAATAACCGCATAATATAGAATTTAGACAAAATCTTTTACAAAATTGTATGAcagttagtcgactaagaatttctttggtcagtTCCAGTTTCCAAAATGAAATTATGTGTTTCAAACACTGTGATAGGATAACCTGCTTGATTCTTCAAAATGTACTCAACCGTAAGGCTTGAACATGTTTTAAGACCTGATGAAGACCTGcagtggtcgaaacatgttggcttttttaatgatttagccactaaAATAAAAGCTTTACCTTCCTGTCTATCCTAATCAATTAgctgattgacagaaaatgtatttaaaaaatattacgggtaattttctgttttatatcagaaTTAAATTGACCAAATATGTGTACACAATTTTTCATTCATATcatgtaaactgaatatctttgggctttggactgttggtcagacaaagaAAGACACTAGAAGGCGTCACgttgggctttaggaaattgtgatgggcattttttataattttttgaaattttaatACACCGAAagatttatcaaaaataaaattagcAGATTAATTGTTAATAAAAATTATCATTTGTTGCACTCCTACTTCTGAGGTTAacataatttatgtttttttttcacacaagtACTCctgcattttctgacatttaatacaCAAAGagattaatcaaaataaaagacgaatcaaaataaataataaaaaataatcattaattgcaCTCCTACTTCTGAGATTGACATAATTTTAGGGGTTTTTTCTTCACATaaagtgaagtaaaagtactccttAATTCATCATAAAAAGGGAACACatgaacagaaacaaaagacAAATTTAAACTTCTCCTTTTTCAGAAACTTGTGTAAAACCAGCTGTGAAACACAGTGCGCCGTGCAGTGAAAACACACTTACACAACCTTTATTAGTAACTTGttaaattaatttagttttaacaTTTCATACATGCAAAGTTTAGAAAAGAGAGTAGTATTTTTACAAAACGAAAAGGGAGAAAAGTCATGTAacgtaatatacagtataaagctTCATAAGATCTGACACCGTGTTTGTGTCATCATCCGCTCTGCACCAAACCCTCCTCCATCACACGATCGGCTTCTTATCTATCTTGATGGTTTCGTAGGTGTCGGTGCTGTGAGATGTCAGACCCTGCAGGACACACACAGGAAACGATagtgagaaaatacatttctacaAACACAATTTTGTGAACATTTCCTGCACTCTGAGTCTaagtgtgatttttcttttctgacaGCCAAATAAATGACCATCGGCTGTGCTTTAAGCTGTCACTGTTCCATCATGtgtctttttaaatgtctttttaatcATTAGAATGAGTCTCACCGCATAGATGCCTCCCTCCACGGGCTTCTTCTGTGGGACAAAAACGGTTGAAAGCGATTATAAAGTGTGTttcaatgttaaaaacaaacacagacaaaaccaccaatacaccaacacacagtgGACACAAGAACTAAACATCAGACTTAGATCCCTGACGTATGGTATACATAGCACATAATATACTCAAAGGGAGGATTGTACACAATCACATAATGGAAAATGTCATCtatttatgtatgtgtataatgaTAAGGAGACAGTGacgcaacaacaaaacattttaagaaaaataagaaaacaaaacaaaataaatataaatcaataaataaatatctggtCTTAGGACCCAAAAATGTCACTTTGCAAATTTTCAATATTGCAATCTATCAGACCCTTTAGTATAATATTTGTAAGTCTTTAACCAGCATATTTAAATCTGTATGTTAGATATTCCATTGGTATTAGctcaaatatcagtttatgttACCCCACAATTCTTTGGTGTTGTTTCATCAATCCATCTAAGCAATATATTTGTACGTGTAAGAATACTGCAATGTTTCTTGATAAACGCAAAAGAGATGTGTGAAATATCTAGTTCCTCTTTCGAGCCATACGGGCGTAAATAGCTTTATTCATTCTAAGCTGTTAGGGTCAAGAATTAAAGATTTTATAATTTTGCATGATTTAATACCAATTAGCAGGAAGTTGGATCTGACACATTTATTTCGTGAGAAGAAACACTGGTGGAAACTGTGACTGTGTATAGTGTATAAATAATGTAGGTTGGTGGTCAGCTCAGGCTTTTACAGGAAATGATCGGCTGAGGTTGACTTTAAAGCAGAACTACTATGTTTGATGGCGAAATACTAAAAACGAATccaaagcatttaaaaaaacaaaaaacattttcccagCACATTTCATTAAATCATAACCGTCTTATATTTCGTTTTATTccacaataatataaaacttGAATTTTACCTCAGGCGCTTTGTTGACTGAATTCATCTGTCAAAATAAACCAGAAAGCACATTTGATTGAGTGATTCACATAataaaaatgctgaaatattCAAGACAATATGAAGAGCAGACAATTGAAAAAAGGTGTCAACGGTGTAAAAGGTGATACAATGAGCATGacagtaaaaaatataaataaggaaAATATAAGGACAAATATTAAGGGAgttagagatagatagatattaagggagttacagacagacagacagatagacagatagacagatagacagatagacagatcaacactagagaaatatatctatagaatacacaatataaagaatattagaatatactatagatatacctgactactacaactagcataacaaatctataataataaataataatatgttaataaTCTCTATTTTTATAGCACCTTTGAAAACACAAAagtgttacaaagtgctttacaataaaaacagaacacatttaaaacacaaggaTAACAAAATGAACTTAAAACCGATAACTAAACACATAACAACCCAAAgagtaaaacaactaaaatgtcataaaaacataaataaaatcacagaaaagcaataaatacaataaaagtgattttctaatctaaaatatatacatataatacattagcaaagtgcaACAGAATTATCTATATTTGTATAAGCTGGTGGAACATTTtcattacttttgttttttattactaGAAATATAGATAATTTCTGAACAAAACTCTGAAATAATCATTTTTGTCAGCATTATCATTCTGAAGAACGTTGACACAACTATAAGTAACACTTGTGCACTTTCTAACACTCAACacggtggtgtgtgtgtgtgtgtgtgtgtgagtgttgttCCTGTTTGTCTTACCCTCAGTCTGCAGTATAAGATGGTGAGAATGACGCCGTAAAGGATGAGAATCCCGTCCAGGATGTAACACACGTACATGtctctgcacacacagaaaacacatcatttacCATCAACAGAAATGTGTCCAGATGTTGTTTCATCCACCTGTTTAACTCAGAATATTCAGAGCTACAGCTATATTGACAATTTCCTCATAACATCTACTCATCCTCGCCGCTGCCGGTGGAATTGATCATGAGAAAGGCAGCAATGAGCACCATCTTACCGGCTTGGCTGTAGATGAGATGAAAGGATCTGTTTAGTTGCTCCTGTGTCGACAGTCAGCGAGATATCTTAAAAAGTCCTCTGAAGTGAGTGaactctgacagcagcagcagtgaacaGGAAGTCCGGGGCTATCTGTCCGTCTCTTAGTAAAGCTGTGAAACCACACGCCCACCACGCTGCCATCCTCTCTTCGCAGAAGTTCCTCTAAAAACACTTGTAAAGAAAAACACTGCTTCTATTTGGAGAACATTGCTCAAATCCACTGACGCAGCTCTTTCAATATAATTAATGAGAACAGACATTTAAACAGAAAGCAGAATCTGTCACCAAACCACAAATACGCAGGGTCACCTCTTCCTGTTCTAAGACTAATATCATCAACCTCCCACGCCAAAAAAACTACGTGACAAAGTAGAAGACATACAAGGAATAATTGGTTTAATAATGGAAAAAGGCCTAACACACTATACAAGCTACAGTTAccaaaaaggaagaaaatacAACACAAATCTACACATTTTTTTACAAGCCACTTGTttttcaaaagtaaaaacattCGGAAAATTGCATCGTCATAACTTAGGCACCTTCAAAATGAtagaaaacaaattataaaaaaggttttggagcccagaacaactctagcatgcatttttttttaaaaacatctgcACTTGGATGAAATGTCAGACAACATTGGACCTGGTATTTGGTTATTTTTATAGAAACAGTAAAGGGCTTTTTAAACCATGTTTTCACTGGAAATACAAGCAAACATGTTGCGGCTCAACAAACTGTAGGTAGAAGATGCCACAGATCGGCTCAAGTCTCAACATCAGGCGAGTTTCGGCGTTACAGTAAGTTTCaggacctggaggaggaggaggacagatgTGCCCCATCGCTCGTCCTCCACATCTGGAGAGTAAGGCGGCTGTCGGATGGAGGCAGCGTGTTTCAGCTCGTGGCAC is part of the Sebastes umbrosus isolate fSebUmb1 chromosome 12, fSebUmb1.pri, whole genome shotgun sequence genome and encodes:
- the fcer1gl gene encoding Fc receptor, IgE, high affinity I, gamma polypeptide like, with the protein product MYVCYILDGILILYGVILTILYCRLRMNSVNKAPEKKPVEGGIYAGLTSHSTDTYETIKIDKKPIV